The following coding sequences lie in one candidate division WOR-3 bacterium genomic window:
- the guaB gene encoding IMP dehydrogenase → MKEFRIKQGLTFDDILLVPQYSEVLPRECDVKTRFSRNIKLNIPLVSAAMDTVTESAMAIAIAQEGGIGVIHKNLTIEEQQKEVRKVKRAESWMIVNPITVTENMSIREAKDLMEKNGISGVVVVDNEFHLVGMLTNRDIIFEDDLNRKVKEVMTKDSLITAPEGTTLEQARKIIKKYKIEKLPIVDRKGRLKGLITIKDIVKKMEHPNANVDKAGRLRCAGAVGVDKKTIDRVSALVEEGVDAIVVDVAHAHSRSVIAIIKDIKKRFPDIELVAGNIGNPDAALYLAKLDVDAIKVGIGPGSICTTRIIAGIGVPQVTAIMECAKVAKKYNIPIIADGGIRYSGDIVKALASGASCVMIGNLFAGTEESPGETILLEGRRYKEYRAMGSLSAMKRGSADRYFQEAAKKLVPEGVEGRVPYRGYVKDVIFQLIGGLKSGMGYCGAKDIKTLQRNARFIRISPAGLRESHPHDITITKEAPNYEIRGF, encoded by the coding sequence ATGAAAGAATTTAGAATAAAACAAGGACTAACATTTGATGATATTTTGTTAGTGCCCCAGTATTCTGAAGTATTACCCCGTGAGTGCGATGTAAAAACCAGATTTTCACGCAATATAAAATTAAATATTCCTCTGGTGAGTGCGGCAATGGATACGGTGACGGAATCGGCAATGGCAATTGCAATTGCCCAGGAGGGCGGAATCGGTGTCATTCATAAAAATCTAACAATTGAAGAACAACAAAAAGAGGTGCGTAAGGTCAAAAGGGCTGAGAGCTGGATGATAGTAAATCCAATCACTGTTACCGAGAATATGAGTATCCGCGAGGCAAAAGATTTAATGGAGAAAAATGGTATTTCCGGAGTCGTAGTGGTGGATAATGAATTCCACCTCGTGGGTATGCTTACAAATCGTGATATAATCTTTGAGGACGATCTCAATAGAAAAGTCAAAGAAGTTATGACAAAGGATAGTTTGATAACTGCACCCGAAGGAACAACCCTGGAACAGGCACGCAAAATTATAAAAAAATATAAAATTGAGAAATTACCCATCGTTGACCGTAAAGGAAGATTAAAAGGGCTTATAACAATAAAGGATATAGTTAAAAAAATGGAGCATCCAAATGCGAATGTTGACAAAGCTGGAAGATTACGTTGTGCTGGAGCAGTTGGTGTAGACAAAAAGACAATTGACCGTGTGTCCGCACTTGTAGAAGAAGGGGTTGATGCGATTGTTGTTGATGTTGCACATGCACACTCCAGGAGTGTAATTGCAATTATAAAAGATATCAAAAAAAGATTTCCTGATATAGAACTTGTTGCAGGGAATATTGGCAATCCTGATGCGGCACTTTATCTTGCAAAACTGGATGTGGATGCAATAAAAGTGGGAATTGGACCGGGTTCAATCTGCACGACAAGAATCATTGCAGGAATAGGTGTTCCCCAGGTTACCGCGATAATGGAATGTGCCAAGGTGGCAAAAAAATATAATATTCCAATCATTGCCGATGGTGGGATTAGATATTCGGGTGATATTGTGAAGGCACTCGCCTCTGGTGCATCCTGTGTTATGATCGGAAATCTTTTTGCTGGAACTGAAGAGAGCCCGGGTGAGACGATTCTCCTTGAGGGTAGGAGATACAAAGAATATCGGGCAATGGGCTCTTTATCAGCAATGAAGCGTGGTTCAGCCGATAGATATTTCCAGGAGGCAGCAAAGAAACTTGTACCTGAAGGGGTTGAAGGTAGGGTCCCTTATCGCGGTTATGTTAAGGATGTGATATTCCAGTTGATTGGTGGATTGAAATCCGGGATGGGATATTGCGGTGCAAAGGATATCAAAACCCTGCAGCGCAATGCCCGGTTTATAAGAATAAGCCCGGCAGGACTTAGAGAGAGCCATCCTCATGATATAACCATTACCAAAGAAGCACCCAATTATGAGATCCGAGGGTTTTAG
- a CDS encoding glycosyltransferase family 39 protein, producing MKKIFVTIKKQKSHYVLLLLIITLASYLRFSGFDWAIPKKPYYRAGFQDEPFVINMLLQMKPNDLNPHYFINPSFHYYTLLLVIKIGHCCGYIKNFSLPTMTNLLGQPVENMTLNDYQKLYIVGRFITIIEGILTVLFVYLIGTKLYDKKTGLIAGFIFSILPTVVFQSHFFIVDSPAVFWSMLCLYYLVKVIDRKEIKKSWFILSGILLGLALGTKYMNILLIFPFLTIFLSKSRKLGWKYPLMIFIIMSVVFFITTPYSLISFREFLFGAPDGFGGIFGQKGLFAYNKYPANPIKPFIYVIYYSLRLPLAILAFICIGFILYRRNLSDKILLSFLIPFYIIMAISPSPHLRHSLPALPFIAIIIASAFTGLLKFIKNRFLLYCFISYSIISFIYTFLFTMAMLDRMRYSDTRFEFADWVFKNIPAKTSVGCPTVMPFRYTPPVEYPMYDGNNFGPTYEETLANLYYDFIKTNYDYYSLLYFAPQYFFITQTEIQELPYNEVGEVNGRNFIRRLFNQNHYKLIKVFERKYNILGFEFEPSFPNLDWNPVSQKIYLFKKNF from the coding sequence ATGAAAAAAATTTTCGTTACGATTAAAAAGCAGAAAAGCCATTATGTCTTACTCCTATTAATTATTACTCTTGCTTCATATCTACGCTTCAGCGGATTTGATTGGGCTATACCTAAAAAACCATATTATCGTGCTGGATTCCAGGATGAACCATTCGTGATAAATATGCTCCTGCAGATGAAACCAAATGATTTAAATCCTCATTACTTTATTAATCCTTCTTTTCATTATTATACGCTGCTCTTGGTGATAAAGATTGGACATTGTTGCGGTTATATCAAAAATTTTTCGCTTCCCACAATGACAAATCTCCTGGGACAACCTGTGGAAAATATGACCCTGAATGATTATCAGAAATTATATATCGTTGGAAGGTTTATTACGATAATTGAAGGAATCTTAACCGTTCTTTTTGTATATTTAATAGGCACAAAACTTTATGATAAAAAAACTGGATTGATCGCTGGATTTATTTTCTCAATCCTGCCGACAGTTGTATTTCAATCACATTTTTTTATTGTAGATAGTCCAGCAGTCTTCTGGTCAATGCTATGTTTATATTATCTGGTGAAAGTAATAGATAGAAAAGAGATAAAAAAAAGTTGGTTTATTTTAAGCGGCATTCTCCTTGGTTTAGCACTGGGAACAAAGTACATGAATATATTATTGATATTTCCTTTTTTAACAATTTTTTTATCTAAAAGTCGTAAATTAGGATGGAAGTATCCATTAATGATATTCATAATAATGAGTGTAGTATTTTTTATAACAACCCCATATAGTTTAATATCATTCCGCGAGTTTTTATTTGGGGCTCCAGATGGTTTTGGTGGCATTTTTGGCCAGAAGGGGCTCTTTGCCTATAATAAATATCCTGCAAATCCAATAAAACCTTTTATATATGTGATATACTATTCGTTGAGATTACCACTTGCAATATTAGCGTTTATTTGCATTGGATTTATACTTTACCGAAGAAATTTATCGGATAAGATTCTATTATCATTTTTAATTCCATTTTATATAATCATGGCGATCTCTCCTTCACCACACTTGCGCCATTCCCTACCTGCCCTTCCTTTTATTGCAATCATAATTGCCAGTGCATTTACTGGATTGCTTAAATTCATAAAAAACAGATTTCTTTTATATTGTTTTATCAGCTACTCAATCATTTCATTTATTTACACATTTTTATTCACAATGGCTATGCTTGATAGAATGCGCTATTCAGATACCCGTTTTGAATTTGCTGACTGGGTTTTCAAAAATATTCCTGCAAAGACAAGTGTCGGGTGTCCAACGGTAATGCCTTTTAGATATACACCGCCGGTTGAATACCCTATGTATGATGGGAATAACTTTGGCCCAACTTATGAGGAAACTTTAGCCAATCTCTATTATGATTTTATCAAAACGAACTATGATTATTACTCATTGCTTTATTTCGCACCGCAATATTTTTTCATTACCCAGACAGAGATTCAGGAACTTCCCTATAATGAAGTGGGTGAAGTAAATGGTCGTAACTTTATACGCCGTCTTTTTAATCAGAATCATTATAAACTTATCAAGGTGTTTGAAAGAAAGTATAATATCTTAGGATTTGAATTTGAACCGTCATTTCCTAATTTAGATTGGAATCCCGTGAGCCAGAAGATATATCTTTTTAAAAAGAATTTTTGA
- a CDS encoding endonuclease Q family protein translates to MMIADLHIHSRFSRATSQEMSIPKIAEYAKLKGIGMVGTGDFTHPEWLKELKEYLQFKDGIYEYSGVRFVLSVEVNNIYTKDGKLRRIHNIIFAPDFQTAEKINNFLCRFGKLEVDGRPTLSLATDEMLKALLDISPDIFLVPSHIWTPWFSLFGSNSGFDSIEECFGSLADKVFALETGLSSDPAMNWRLSCLDRFTLLSNSDAHSPNRLGREANVFSEELNYQGLKNVLENKDRSKFLYTIEFYPEEGKYHYDGHRRCQVRLSPKEARLNNNLCPVCSRSITVGVLHRVEMLADRPEGFIPENNIPYKNLIPLEEIIAEAMGVGRETVGVKNEYMRLCKLFGSEFEILLNTPIEELKNNTQEKIALGIEKARKGNVIINPGYDGEFGTIKLFDQKGVAEAQLGLF, encoded by the coding sequence ATGATGATTGCAGATCTGCATATTCATTCAAGATTTTCCCGTGCCACATCTCAAGAGATGTCCATCCCCAAGATTGCTGAATATGCAAAATTGAAGGGGATAGGAATGGTGGGTACGGGTGACTTTACTCATCCTGAATGGTTGAAGGAACTTAAGGAATACCTTCAATTCAAGGATGGAATATATGAATACTCGGGGGTTAGGTTTGTACTCTCTGTAGAAGTTAATAACATATACACAAAGGATGGAAAACTGCGCAGAATTCACAATATTATATTTGCCCCAGATTTCCAAACCGCAGAGAAGATAAATAATTTCCTCTGTAGATTTGGTAAACTTGAGGTTGATGGCAGACCGACACTTTCCTTAGCAACCGACGAAATGTTAAAGGCACTCCTTGATATTTCACCAGATATCTTCCTTGTGCCATCCCACATCTGGACTCCCTGGTTTTCGCTTTTTGGTTCAAACTCAGGTTTTGATTCGATTGAAGAATGTTTTGGTTCATTGGCGGATAAAGTTTTTGCTCTGGAAACCGGTCTTTCATCAGACCCGGCAATGAATTGGAGATTGTCCTGCCTTGATAGATTTACCCTGCTCTCTAACTCTGATGCCCATTCACCAAATAGACTGGGGCGTGAGGCAAATGTCTTCAGCGAAGAACTTAATTACCAGGGATTAAAGAATGTGCTTGAAAACAAAGACCGAAGTAAGTTTCTATACACAATTGAATTTTATCCCGAAGAAGGCAAATATCATTATGATGGTCATCGCCGATGTCAGGTCAGACTTTCACCCAAAGAGGCACGTTTAAATAATAATCTTTGCCCGGTATGTTCAAGAAGCATAACCGTTGGTGTATTGCATCGGGTTGAGATGCTTGCAGACAGACCAGAAGGATTTATTCCAGAGAATAATATCCCTTACAAAAATCTCATTCCCCTTGAAGAGATAATTGCCGAGGCAATGGGAGTAGGAAGAGAAACTGTGGGTGTAAAGAATGAATATATGAGGCTCTGTAAATTATTTGGTAGTGAATTTGAGATTCTATTGAATACACCGATTGAAGAATTAAAAAACAATACGCAGGAGAAAATTGCCCTCGGTATTGAGAAGGCTCGGAAAGGCAATGTGATTATAAATCCAGGTTATGATGGCGAATTTGGGACGATAAAATTATTTGACCAAAAGGGAGTTGCGGAGGCACAACTTGGACTATTTTAA
- a CDS encoding class I SAM-dependent methyltransferase: MRSEGFSPPFTEIAPYYDRLMSFINYRSWVNYIERIILMHNIEERTILDIACGTGVCIELWLNKGYQVIGLDASEQMLEICRQRLSPQLFNEGRVKLIKGDLRNFSVDEKVPVITCLYDSLNYLLTPEEMLACFKSVHYNLKQNGVFIFDMNTIHALQVEWGNQTFERRDGPIYSIWNNTFDPLTRISTLKLTLTVYEDGKTLTIKELHQERAYPIDEIRNLIKSAGFDISIYRHLTFNPASEFDTRIMGVARKI, from the coding sequence ATGAGATCCGAGGGTTTTAGTCCTCCCTTCACCGAGATTGCACCATACTACGACAGATTGATGTCTTTTATAAATTACCGTTCCTGGGTAAATTACATAGAACGGATAATACTGATGCACAATATTGAGGAAAGAACCATACTTGATATTGCCTGTGGCACCGGTGTCTGCATTGAATTATGGCTGAATAAAGGTTATCAGGTAATAGGTCTTGATGCCTCAGAACAAATGCTTGAAATTTGCAGGCAGAGGCTTTCTCCACAGTTATTTAATGAAGGACGGGTAAAATTGATAAAAGGTGATTTGAGAAATTTTTCTGTAGATGAAAAAGTTCCTGTGATCACCTGTCTTTATGATAGTTTGAATTATTTACTGACTCCTGAAGAAATGCTTGCTTGTTTCAAGTCAGTTCATTATAATTTAAAACAGAATGGGGTCTTTATCTTTGATATGAATACAATCCATGCCCTCCAGGTTGAATGGGGAAATCAGACATTTGAAAGAAGGGATGGTCCAATCTATTCAATATGGAATAATACATTTGACCCCCTGACACGGATATCCACATTGAAACTCACACTCACTGTTTATGAAGATGGTAAAACTCTTACAATCAAAGAATTACATCAGGAAAGGGCATATCCGATAGATGAGATAAGGAATTTGATTAAGTCCGCGGGTTTTGATATTTCAATCTATCGTCATCTCACTTTCAATCCTGCGAGTGAGTTTGACACAAGAATAATGGGCGTTGCAAGAAAAATATGA